One genomic window of Roseateles sp. DAIF2 includes the following:
- a CDS encoding diguanylate cyclase domain-containing protein, protein MPRPHPLRDPHPSCPDADALPAASRWLRRSEFRHPRLIGALLGRLLEQDPTPPALTRRRIELEHARFRCVEVMGAAGPLLPRLLDCHGQARERGWNAESARMLCAVGRIRYGQGEYREAAQHWASAIDIARLGACVDAEVEARIGLGQVYDALGDGKTAARLHGDASVLAETLGDDYLISKVAINQGFNLRVIGAPEAAREQFERALAAARRGRIRHYVGESLWQLADLGLQLGHPDAALAPLAEARHLAETAGNGWLLSGIYRTWAEILARQGKTDQAAAAYHQALRQAEAAGARRQLADCHEALARLTERAGDLAGALHHTRAAKRLQTELVHQLHVAGNLEALRQYDLSERPPLEQLLAVSQALPQLGGDNKAAGLQLLCQAGLGVLRADRVSVWEWNDDDADGGVALGAQAASPAAALQPLEDDMRRYVDTLRPQFAERSELRVLHDIRTHPDFARLGALAERLQIRAALEVPLYQQERLVGMLVATRQRDGQPWSRDEVLFAAHLGAQASQLEAHRRTRQIHRALLEANETLELRVAQRTAELERSNQALSQANEALRETSLTDPLTGLRNRRYLLQHIESDAALALRNEASREDCLIFYLVDIDHFKSINDNHGHEAGDQVLAQVAQRIRACSRRSSHVVRWGGEEFLVVARRASMEHASLQAQRFCEAFHRQPFLLGQDRALTVTCSVGYALLPMRRADREHLAWNEVLELADQALYWVKQNGRDGWLGVLPRPDAALPAGPLSLQTLHGAGLVELRRPAMPDPPPRS, encoded by the coding sequence ATGCCGCGGCCCCATCCCCTGCGCGACCCTCACCCGAGCTGCCCGGACGCCGACGCGCTGCCGGCCGCGTCGCGCTGGCTGCGCCGCAGCGAGTTCCGCCACCCGCGCCTGATCGGCGCCCTGCTGGGCCGGCTGCTGGAGCAAGACCCGACCCCGCCGGCGCTGACACGCCGGCGCATCGAGCTGGAACACGCGCGCTTTCGCTGCGTCGAGGTGATGGGCGCCGCCGGGCCGCTGCTGCCGCGGCTGCTGGATTGCCATGGCCAGGCGCGCGAGCGGGGCTGGAACGCCGAGAGCGCGCGCATGCTGTGCGCGGTCGGCCGCATCCGCTACGGCCAGGGCGAGTACCGCGAGGCGGCGCAGCATTGGGCCTCGGCGATCGACATCGCCCGGCTCGGCGCCTGCGTCGACGCCGAGGTGGAGGCACGCATCGGCCTGGGCCAGGTTTACGACGCGCTGGGCGACGGCAAGACCGCGGCGCGCCTGCATGGCGACGCCAGCGTGCTGGCCGAGACCCTGGGCGACGACTACCTGATCAGCAAGGTCGCGATCAACCAGGGCTTCAACCTGCGCGTGATCGGTGCGCCGGAGGCGGCGCGCGAGCAGTTCGAGCGCGCGCTGGCCGCGGCGCGGCGCGGCCGCATCCGCCATTACGTCGGCGAGAGCCTGTGGCAGCTGGCCGACCTGGGCCTGCAGTTGGGCCACCCGGACGCGGCGCTGGCGCCGCTGGCCGAGGCCCGCCACCTGGCCGAGACGGCCGGCAACGGCTGGCTGCTCAGCGGCATCTACCGCACCTGGGCCGAGATCCTGGCGCGCCAGGGCAAGACCGACCAGGCCGCCGCGGCCTACCACCAGGCGCTGCGCCAGGCCGAGGCGGCCGGCGCGCGCCGCCAGCTGGCCGACTGCCACGAGGCGCTGGCCCGGCTGACCGAGCGGGCCGGCGACCTGGCCGGCGCGCTGCACCACACCCGCGCCGCCAAGCGCCTGCAGACCGAGCTGGTGCACCAGCTGCATGTGGCCGGCAATCTGGAGGCGCTGCGGCAGTACGACCTCAGCGAGCGCCCGCCGCTGGAGCAGCTGCTGGCCGTCAGCCAGGCGCTGCCGCAGCTGGGCGGCGACAACAAGGCCGCCGGCCTGCAGCTGCTCTGCCAGGCCGGGCTGGGCGTGCTGCGGGCCGACCGGGTCTCGGTCTGGGAATGGAACGACGACGATGCGGACGGCGGCGTCGCGCTCGGCGCCCAGGCCGCCAGCCCCGCGGCCGCGCTGCAGCCGCTCGAGGACGACATGCGCCGCTATGTGGACACCCTGCGCCCGCAGTTCGCCGAGCGCTCCGAGCTGCGCGTGCTGCACGACATCCGCACCCATCCCGACTTCGCGCGTCTGGGTGCGCTGGCCGAGCGGCTGCAGATCCGCGCCGCGCTGGAGGTGCCGCTGTACCAGCAGGAGCGCCTGGTCGGCATGCTGGTCGCGACGCGGCAGCGCGACGGCCAGCCCTGGTCGCGTGACGAGGTGCTGTTCGCCGCCCATCTGGGCGCCCAGGCCAGCCAGCTGGAGGCGCATCGGCGCACGCGCCAGATCCATCGCGCGCTGCTGGAGGCCAACGAGACGCTGGAGCTGCGCGTCGCGCAGCGCACCGCCGAGCTGGAGCGCAGCAACCAGGCGCTCAGCCAGGCCAACGAGGCGCTGCGCGAGACCAGCCTGACCGACCCGCTGACCGGCCTGCGCAACCGCCGCTACCTGCTGCAGCACATCGAATCCGACGCCGCGCTGGCGCTGCGCAACGAGGCCTCGCGCGAGGACTGCCTGATCTTCTACCTGGTCGACATCGACCATTTCAAGTCGATCAACGACAACCATGGCCATGAGGCCGGCGACCAGGTGCTGGCGCAGGTGGCGCAGCGCATCCGCGCCTGCAGCCGCAGGTCCAGCCATGTGGTGCGCTGGGGCGGCGAGGAGTTCCTGGTGGTCGCGCGCCGCGCCTCGATGGAGCATGCCTCGCTGCAGGCCCAGCGCTTCTGCGAGGCCTTCCACCGCCAGCCCTTCCTGCTCGGCCAGGACCGCGCGCTGACCGTCACCTGCTCGGTCGGCTATGCGCTGCTCCCGATGCGCCGCGCCGACCGCGAGCATCTGGCCTGGAACGAGGTGCTGGAGCTGGCCGACCAGGCCCTGTACTGGGTCAAGCAGAACGGCCGCGACGGCTGGCTGGGCGTGCTGCCGCGGCCCGATGCCGCCCTGCCCGCCGGCCCGCTGAGCCTGCAGACCCTGCACGGCGCGGGGCTGGTGGAGCTGCGGCGGCCGGCGATGCCGGATCCGCCGCCCCGCTCTTGA
- a CDS encoding metalloregulator ArsR/SmtB family transcription factor produces the protein MIYTSKHFENQTDLPTADRILFFVKSRGAASTAALAAALGMTPEAARQQVQKLVASGLLEGRQEAVSGVGRPRQNWVLTAAGNGRFPDMHAQLTVQMIDSVRQVFGEEGLNRLIAQREAGARATYLQRCDGSSLQQRLEQLAAVRSEEGYMARVERDADDWLLIEDHCPICIAARSCQGFCRSELQLFQEVAGAEAQVRREQHLLAGATRCVYRITGAQPARSA, from the coding sequence ATGATTTACACAAGCAAGCACTTTGAAAATCAAACAGACCTGCCGACGGCCGATCGCATCCTGTTCTTCGTCAAGAGCCGGGGCGCGGCCTCGACCGCCGCGCTGGCCGCGGCGCTGGGCATGACGCCGGAGGCGGCGCGCCAGCAGGTGCAGAAGCTGGTGGCGTCGGGCCTGCTGGAGGGCCGGCAGGAGGCGGTGTCCGGCGTCGGCCGCCCGCGCCAGAACTGGGTGCTGACCGCGGCCGGCAACGGCCGCTTCCCGGACATGCATGCGCAGCTGACCGTGCAGATGATCGACTCGGTGCGCCAGGTGTTCGGCGAGGAAGGGCTCAACCGACTGATCGCGCAGCGCGAGGCCGGTGCCCGGGCCACCTATCTGCAGCGCTGCGATGGGTCGAGCCTGCAGCAGCGGCTCGAACAGCTCGCCGCCGTCCGCAGCGAAGAGGGCTACATGGCGCGCGTCGAGCGCGACGCGGACGACTGGCTGCTGATCGAGGACCATTGCCCGATCTGCATCGCCGCGCGCAGCTGCCAGGGCTTCTGCCGCTCCGAGCTGCAGCTGTTCCAGGAGGTGGCCGGCGCCGAGGCCCAGGTCCGGCGCGAGCAGCATCTGCTGGCCGGTGCGACGCGCTGCGTCTATCGCATCACCGGGGCGCAGCCCGCACGGTCCGCCTAG
- a CDS encoding MFS transporter: MSSESPPSPAAAPWSALFTGTNGWLALALTGGVALHAINVHIVTTVLPSVVQDIGGLDWYAWNTTLFVVASIVGAVLSVRLLAAAGPRSACLAALAVFALGSALCAGAPSMPWMLIGRSVQGLGGGTLAALSYALIRIVFPPVLWPRAVALVSGMWGVATLCGPAVGGLYAQAGHWRWAFWTLLPVSLLQTLLVALKLRGGAAGQPRAGLPLPQVALLAASVLAVAAGGLAPGLALQGLGVAAGLALGAAAIAWDRRASVRLLPTGATRLRSPLGAVYASVALLLVGTTTEIFVPYFLQTLHGHTPLAAGYLTAAMAAGWSAGSLLSSGCGGDRAARLLRAGPVLCTAGLLALALLVPAGAGLPARAFSALCGVALACVGAGVGLGWPHLVTRVMTLAPSGETGTASAAITTVQLYGMAIGAAVAGLLANAAGLTRPGGLAGAQSAAVWLFASFALAPAGAALLAQRITRRAGREAR, translated from the coding sequence ATGAGTTCCGAATCTCCTCCATCCCCCGCTGCCGCCCCGTGGAGCGCGCTGTTCACCGGCACCAACGGCTGGCTGGCCCTGGCCCTGACGGGTGGCGTGGCGCTGCATGCGATCAATGTGCATATCGTCACCACCGTCCTGCCCTCGGTGGTCCAGGACATCGGCGGCCTGGACTGGTACGCCTGGAACACCACGCTCTTCGTGGTGGCCTCGATCGTCGGCGCCGTGCTGTCGGTCCGGCTGCTCGCGGCGGCGGGGCCCCGTAGCGCCTGTCTGGCCGCCCTGGCGGTCTTTGCGCTCGGCTCGGCTCTGTGTGCGGGCGCGCCGTCGATGCCCTGGATGCTGATCGGACGCAGCGTGCAGGGGCTGGGCGGCGGCACCCTGGCCGCCCTGAGCTATGCGCTGATACGGATCGTCTTCCCGCCCGTGCTGTGGCCGCGCGCCGTGGCCCTGGTGTCCGGCATGTGGGGCGTGGCGACCCTGTGCGGGCCCGCGGTGGGCGGCCTGTATGCGCAGGCCGGGCATTGGCGCTGGGCCTTCTGGACGCTGTTGCCGGTCTCGCTGCTGCAGACGCTGCTGGTCGCGCTGAAGCTGCGCGGGGGCGCGGCCGGCCAGCCGCGGGCGGGGCTGCCGCTGCCGCAGGTCGCCTTGCTGGCGGCCTCGGTTCTCGCGGTGGCGGCGGGTGGCTTGGCGCCGGGGTTGGCGTTGCAGGGCCTGGGCGTCGCTGCGGGGCTGGCGCTGGGCGCGGCGGCCATCGCCTGGGACCGCCGGGCGAGCGTGCGCCTGCTGCCCACCGGCGCCACGCGGCTGCGATCGCCGCTGGGCGCGGTCTACGCCAGCGTCGCCCTGCTGCTGGTCGGCACCACCACCGAGATCTTCGTGCCCTATTTCCTGCAGACCCTGCATGGCCACACGCCGCTGGCGGCGGGCTACCTGACCGCCGCGATGGCGGCCGGCTGGAGCGCGGGCTCGCTGCTGTCCTCCGGTTGCGGGGGTGACCGGGCTGCGCGCCTGCTGCGGGCCGGGCCGGTGTTGTGCACGGCCGGCCTGCTGGCCCTGGCGCTGCTGGTGCCGGCCGGCGCGGGCCTGCCGGCGCGCGCCTTCAGCGCGCTCTGCGGCGTCGCGCTGGCCTGCGTCGGGGCCGGCGTGGGCCTCGGCTGGCCGCACTTGGTCACGCGCGTCATGACCCTGGCGCCGAGCGGCGAAACAGGCACCGCGTCGGCCGCCATCACCACGGTGCAGCTCTATGGCATGGCCATCGGCGCGGCTGTCGCGGGGTTGCTGGCGAATGCGGCGGGGCTCACCCGCCCGGGCGGCTTGGCCGGTGCGCAGTCCGCCGCCGTCTGGCTGTTCGCCAGCTTCGCGCTGGCGCCCGCCGGAGCCGCGCTGCTGGCGCAGCGGATCACCCGCCGAGCCGGACGGGAGGCTCGATGA
- a CDS encoding glycine-rich domain-containing protein: protein MTCMVLTLAGCGGGGGDSRPVDTPTDSKAKPLLSMGAEPPGAHCAAGGTRLASGEDRNGNGQLDADEVTVTRYVCDTATPTGSASSLIDLAVEPPGAQCPAGGSKVMAGLDANRNGVLDAQEVSKLHTLCNGSEGGKSLSTRIAQTPELPGAHCPTGGVRLDAGLDLNANGVLDGNEVQSTAYLCTGATGSSGASGQEGLGSLMAMENVVGAAGCSAGAVRITAGADANRNRLLDAEEVTSTRYLCHGARGNDGRDGANGQDGSNSLFRVEAEPAGANCPAGGNRISSGLDGNRDGTLSVGEISSVQYLCHGTSGSSGLTTRVLMSNEPAGAHCAAGGQRISAGLDTDRDGTLSAGEVQSTSYVCNGTPGDNGLNSLSMVEPVGAGATCPQGGSKISSGLDNNRNGTLDAPEVSSVGYACHGATGPTGPTGPTGPTGPAGPGAAVFTGAGTYVVPAGVHALLIEAWGGGGAGGNAFNCRTIACAQVSSPVWGADDAAGGGSGAYQRAYLAVTPGDTLDVTAGTGGVAANTGILISTTSPPPSSGRGGDSKVIYQGITVLSATGGTAGTHTIFSSDDGSTTLGQPGIGGSASFAAPALGLSWTPGLAASGTQGAGIAGTPGAGGHGYRKAGEALATNGGSGMLIILPLK from the coding sequence ATGACCTGCATGGTGTTGACGCTGGCGGGCTGCGGCGGTGGCGGTGGCGACAGCAGGCCGGTCGATACGCCGACCGACAGCAAGGCCAAGCCGCTGCTCAGCATGGGTGCCGAGCCGCCCGGCGCGCATTGCGCGGCAGGCGGCACCAGGCTGGCTTCCGGCGAGGACCGCAACGGCAATGGCCAACTCGATGCCGATGAAGTGACCGTCACCCGCTATGTCTGCGACACGGCCACGCCCACCGGCAGCGCGAGCAGCCTCATCGACCTCGCCGTCGAGCCGCCGGGGGCGCAATGCCCGGCGGGCGGCAGCAAGGTGATGGCGGGCTTGGACGCCAATCGCAACGGCGTGCTCGATGCGCAGGAAGTGAGCAAGCTCCACACCCTGTGCAACGGCAGCGAGGGCGGCAAGAGCCTGTCCACCCGAATTGCGCAGACGCCCGAACTGCCGGGTGCCCATTGCCCGACGGGCGGTGTGCGCCTGGACGCCGGCCTGGATCTCAACGCGAACGGCGTCCTCGACGGCAACGAGGTGCAGTCCACGGCCTACCTGTGCACGGGCGCAACCGGGAGCTCAGGCGCCAGCGGCCAGGAGGGCCTCGGCAGCCTCATGGCGATGGAGAACGTGGTCGGGGCGGCCGGCTGCTCAGCCGGTGCCGTGCGTATCACCGCCGGCGCGGACGCCAACCGCAACCGCCTGCTGGACGCGGAGGAAGTCACCTCCACGCGCTACCTGTGCCACGGCGCGCGCGGCAACGATGGTCGGGACGGCGCGAACGGCCAGGACGGCAGCAACAGCCTGTTCCGCGTTGAAGCCGAGCCCGCGGGTGCGAACTGCCCCGCCGGCGGCAACCGGATTTCGTCCGGCCTGGATGGCAATCGGGACGGCACGCTTTCGGTCGGCGAAATCAGCTCGGTGCAGTACCTGTGCCATGGCACCAGCGGCAGCAGCGGGCTGACCACCCGGGTGCTCATGAGCAACGAGCCCGCAGGCGCGCATTGCGCCGCCGGTGGCCAGCGCATCAGCGCGGGCCTCGATACGGATCGCGACGGCACGCTGTCAGCCGGCGAGGTGCAGTCGACAAGCTACGTCTGCAACGGAACTCCCGGCGACAACGGCCTGAACAGCCTGAGCATGGTGGAGCCTGTCGGGGCCGGCGCGACCTGCCCGCAGGGCGGCAGCAAGATCAGCAGCGGCCTGGACAACAACCGCAACGGCACCCTGGACGCGCCCGAGGTGAGCTCCGTCGGCTATGCCTGCCATGGCGCGACGGGCCCCACGGGACCCACGGGACCCACCGGACCCACGGGCCCCGCAGGCCCCGGCGCGGCCGTCTTCACGGGCGCCGGCACCTACGTCGTCCCCGCGGGAGTGCATGCCCTGCTGATCGAAGCCTGGGGCGGTGGCGGCGCCGGCGGCAACGCATTCAACTGCCGCACCATCGCATGCGCGCAAGTCAGCAGCCCGGTATGGGGCGCCGACGACGCGGCCGGCGGCGGTTCCGGGGCGTACCAGCGCGCTTATCTCGCGGTGACGCCGGGCGACACGCTCGATGTCACGGCCGGAACGGGCGGCGTCGCGGCGAACACCGGCATCCTGATTTCGACCACCTCGCCCCCGCCCTCATCGGGCCGCGGCGGCGACTCCAAGGTGATCTATCAAGGGATCACCGTTCTCTCGGCCACGGGCGGCACCGCCGGCACGCACACCATCTTCAGCAGTGACGACGGCTCGACAACGCTCGGCCAGCCCGGCATCGGCGGGAGCGCGTCGTTCGCGGCACCGGCCCTCGGCCTGTCGTGGACGCCGGGCCTCGCGGCCAGCGGCACGCAGGGCGCCGGCATCGCCGGCACGCCCGGCGCTGGCGGCCATGGCTATCGAAAGGCGGGCGAGGCTCTGGCGACGAACGGCGGCAGCGGCATGCTGATCATCCTGCCCTTGAAGTGA